The Danio rerio strain Tuebingen ecotype United States chromosome 1, GRCz12tu, whole genome shotgun sequence genome includes a region encoding these proteins:
- the eif3f gene encoding eukaryotic translation initiation factor 3 subunit F — protein sequence MAVHGPVVKIHPVVLASIVDSYERRNEGASRVIGTLLGTADKHSVDVTNCFSVPHNESEDEVAVDMEFAKNMYELHKKVSPSEVIVGWYATGFDITEHSVLIHEYYSREAPNPIHLTVDTALQSNKMNIRAYVSSQMGVPGKTVGVMFTPLSVKYIYYDTERIGVDLLQRTRASPGRTNGLTTDLAQVAGAAGRVQEMLATVLSYIEDVLSGKVMADNSVGRFLMDLVNKVPKIPAEDFENMLNSNINDLLMVTYLANLTQAQIALNEKLVVL from the exons ATGGCGGTGCACGGCCCGGTCGTGAAAATCCACCCGGTGGTTTTGGCTTCGATTGTGGACTCATACGAGCGCAGGAATGAAGGAGCGAGTCGCGTGATCGGGACATTATTAG GAACAGCAGATAAACATTCAGTCGATGTCACCAACTGCTTCTCTGTTCCTCACAACGAGTCTGAAGATGAG gtggCTGTTGACATGGAGTTCGCCAAGAACATGTATGAGCTTCATAAGAAGGTTTCGCCGAGTGAAGTCATTGTTGGATG GTATGCCACAGGATTTGACATCACTGAGCACTCGGTTCTGATCCATGAGTATTACAGCAGAGAGGCTCCAAACCCTATTCACCTCACTGTGGACACGGCACTGCAGAGCAACAAAATGAACATCCGGGCCTACGTCAG TTCACAGATGGGAGTGCCAGGCAAGACCGTTGGCGTGATGTTCACCCCTCTGTCAGTCAAGTACATTTACTACGACACAGAGCGCATTGGAG TGGATCTTCTCCAGAGAACTCGTGCGTCTCCCGGTCGCACCAATGGACTGACCACAGATCTGGCCCAGGTAGCCGGTGCTGCAGGACGCGTGCAGGAAATGCTGGCAACAGTGCTCTCTTATATAGAGGATGTGTTG TCTGGTAAAGTGATGGCAGATAACAGTGTTGGTCGTTTCCTGATGGATCTTGTGAACAAAGTGCCCAAGATCCCAGCAGAAGACTTTGAGAACATGTTGAACTCCAACATTAAT GATCTGTTGATGGTGACCTACCTGGCCAATCTCACTCAAGCTCAGATCGCGCTTAACGAGAAACTAGTTGTTCTGTGA